One Ostrea edulis chromosome 2, xbOstEdul1.1, whole genome shotgun sequence genomic region harbors:
- the LOC125682280 gene encoding QRFP-like peptide receptor gives MENASVLSTPFSNYSTRNFSDGFPIPEPPKYIIIVASVMYTLIFIAGVIANISVVVVVCAVKRVRSRMSFLFANLSVADLLVLIVCMPSAAIDLFAKEVWYLGKFMCKFVPFVEHLVSLASVLTILVITYDRYRGVCYPLNLRCTLTKLRVPTVVFIVWLLAAAASLPITFIAIFRDSEFFDGTPIKVCRMPINSVWKIAYILGIFIVFFIVILMILCVLIFRMCKKLLWHAQFLENRAEQDSERTVTGRRRIVFMLIIVIVTFFLCLLPQRIVGIWVIFADHRALYSLGLEGYLNLITFPRVLMYISSASNPIIYNIMSAKFKSAFKDLICHRDKCCSNCISSVPRSRARTNSFHMSRLSLSCSPRSRHSTGESTHNETRIMLKKGKSFESVV, from the exons ATGGAGAACGCAAGTGTATTGTCGACACCGTTCTCTAACTATTCTACCAGAAATTTTTCTGATGGGTTCCCTATTCCGGAACCACCAAAATACATAATCATCGTTGCAAGTGTCATGTATACTTTAATTTTCATCGCAGGAGTCATCGCCAACATTTCAGTTGTTGTAGTCGTCTGCGCTGTGAAGCGCGTAAGATCCCGGATGAGTTTCCTTTTTGCCAACTTGAGTGTGGCGGACCTACTGGTCCTGATCGTTTGTATGCCGTCTGCCGCCATCGACTTGTTCGCCAAAGAAGTTTGGTACCTAGGAAAATTCATGT GTAAATTTGTTCCGTTCGTGGAACATCTTGTATCGCTTGCATCAGTCCTGACAATCCTGGTCATTACTTATGACAGATATCGAGGAGTCTGCTATCCGTTGAATCTGCGTTGTACCTTGACGAAACTCAGGGTACCAACAGTTGTCTTCATAGTGTGGTTATTGGCAGCTGCTGCAAGCCTACCCATAACATTCATCGCCATCTTTCGCGACTCAGAATTCTTCGACGGAACTCCCATCAAAGTTTGCCGAATGCCCATCAACAGTGTGTGGAAAATCGCTTATATTTTGGGCATCTTTATCGTCTTCTTTATCGTTATTTTGATGATCCTGTGCGTGTTGATATTCAGAATGTGCAAGAAACTTCTGTGGCATGCCCAATTTCTGGAAAATCGAGCAGAGCAAGATTCAGAGAGAACGGTAACTGGGCGACGAAGGATCGTATTCATGTTGATCATTGTCATTGTCACTTTCTTCTTGTGTCTCCTTCCTCAACGAATCGTCGGTATTTGGGTAATTTTTGCAGACCACAGGGCACTATATTCTTTGGGACTGGAAGGCTACCTGAACTTGATCACATTTCCCAGAGTGTTGATGTACATCAGCAGTGCATCAAATCCAATTATCTACAACATTATGTCTGCTAAATTCAAGTCTGCTTTCAAAGACTTAATTTGTCATCGTGACAAATGTTGTTCAAATTGCATTTCGTCGGTGCCACGATCAAGGGCGAGGACCAACAGTTTCCACATGTCACGGCTTTCTCTCAGCTGTTCGCCACGGTCCAGACATTCTACAGGTGAATCAACTCATAACGAAACAAGGATCATGCTGAAGAAAGGCAAATCATTTGAAAGTGTTGTGTag